The following nucleotide sequence is from Corylus avellana chromosome ca7, CavTom2PMs-1.0.
ttctttatttattagcCTGAGTTTTTTTGGATTGATATTttcagtaattttaaaagaaatatataaaattcatttgtttaaataaatttggagtTGCTGAACTACGGGTCTTATGATTTAACTCTTTCCACCCACAATTAATTTATCAAGAAGTATAGTTACAGCAGTTAGGCAGAATGTCATACAAAATTGTAAACATCCATGGTGACATTCGGATGATCACAGGACTGGGATCCAGACATGGTCCAAAAACCAAAGAACATATATTATACTTGAAGAAAGCTAAGGAGGAGTGGGAGaataaagcatttttttttttttctttcaaataagcAAATTAAGATTAGGTGGGATCAGGTACCATAATCAAAGTTCTCTGCcacttttttcttcaacttattctaaaaatttcaaCCCTCTGTGTGTGTCAGTTCTCTCAACAAATGATTTTGAGGTGAAAAGACAGCCAACACATTTTATCTTCCCCCCATCTGTATCGCAGTTTTTCTCTCAATCTATAAAGAACCCATCAAGCCATCAATTCCCATCTCCGCCTGCTTCACTCAAATCAATCCATAATTCTGTATCTTAAAATATCAtccaacctctctctctctgtctctctctctgtctctctctcgcCTTCTCTTAAGTAAACAAATTTCGTTTGGCTCAGAGTGGATGAAAAGAAGGTGATAATTGTCTTTCAAACTCTCAAAAAACTATTCACCACCCCTTCCCTTATCCTACTGCCCCAACAGGAAGCTTTTTTGAAAGTCTTTTTATCTGGTTAGAATCCTACCAGACACtacaataactcaaaaaagCAGATCAAGAAGAAGTAAGAAGAGAACCAAACAAGCCCCTACTTTGTTGATATATACACGACTGAGATGAACTCCCTTCTTTCCGTCTCCTTTGTTGTCCGGTTCGCTGTTGAGACGCCGCGGAGCAACCAAATCTCAAACCCATTTACAGACGTCTTCTGAAATCAAGAGGGTGTGCGCAAGAATTCTGATTTCCGctgttatttagtttttttcagTGCAGAGAATATATTGAGCAATGGTGACAAATCTTCATCATCGTCCGCACCGCCTGCTTCTCGACACAGACTCGAGCACGCCGCCATCCAACGGAAGTAGGAATGATCGCGTGTACGCCAGCGAGGCAAACTTCGATACCAACATGGTGATTATCCTCGCAGCCTTGCTCTGTGCATTAATAGGCGCGCTGGGGCTAAATTCAATCGTGCGTTGCGCTCTAAGATGCAGCCGTAGGTTTGCTTTTGAAACACCGGATGAGACCGCCGCTCGTCTAGCCGCCACCGGCCTTAGAAAGAGTTCATTGCGTCGGATCCCCGTGGTAGTATATGGGTCGTCATCGGGGCCAAATATTCCGGCCACAGATTGTCCTATTTGCATTGGGGAATTTGTAGATGGCGAGAAGGTTAGAGTGCTGCCAAAATGCAACCACGGCTTCCATATGAGGTGCATCGACACATGGTTAGCGTCACACTCAAATTGTCCAACTTGCCGGCAGTCGCTGCTAGACCAACCGACGAGCTCTGACGCCGGTGTTGCTGATGCTGGAATCCAGAATCATACAAATGAAATATCAGAGGGACAAGTGGATGTGCCAATAGCTGTGGATGTTCATGAGGTAAGTTAAATCTTGACCAACTTCAAAGATTTCACAAATCACAACCCTccatttctactttttttttttgttcttttttttttttttttcttttttgatattagtattttcttttcatgttgTTGGTTTGCTCATGTAATTATGCATAGAGAGACCAGAGACGTCTTTGCTAGTCGCAATGTTAATGCCTACACGAAGGGTTTCTGTATATGATTAGTGtgataattaaacaaattagtATTTGGAATGTTTGCTTATCTGTTCTTAATTATCTGCGTATTTGACTACTTGTTGGGAGGCCAAACTGTTTATCATATGATGAATGATATGGCCCCCCCCCCCAAAAGTTATGTTGATTTCTcctatttcttttataaaaagtgGGTATTGAATAGACAAAAGAATCAGCATTGAGACTGTATCCAGATATGAAAATCATGTCATAGTTGTATCACAATGTTGAAAATAGTACTCTCTTTACGCTCGAATATTTACAAGTATATTGGCCTATAAATTAAAAGTAATACTACTTTTCACGCTAATTGTTTTAAGTGATTCATAtgaaaagtcatttaaaatacGCCGACAAAAGTGCTTAACTTGGGGCACTTTCACGCGCATGGCACGTGCCAGTCTCCGGTCAATTATTATTCAAAGTGGTTTGCATTGCCAACTAAAGTCAGTTCCAAGGTTTCGATTCCTTTATTTTGAGTTAAAAGTAGAGTTATTGGGGCATAAGGCATCaatctctcttttccttttataacTTCAAACTTCCATACTCTCTCTGCAATATGCCCAATAGAATGTGTGACAGCTCAAAATGTTGTCCCGGCACCATCTTGAGTGAGATCCTACAACTTCTACAAATTTCTTTACAAAACGGTTCAAAATTGTTTAAGTAATTAAGCGAAAAGTTTGGGTTAAAAATCATGCACTCATATTCAGCTAgcaaatttaaccaaaaaattgGTGAACTGCATGTCTGCATGCCATAGCTAACTAAatgtaacccaaaaaaaaaaaaaaagaattattctGTCATTCCCTCTCCAATCTCCTCtcaataaagaaataataaagacATACTTGaggaataatatttaaaaggcaTAGTAAATgttgatagctaaaatagaaatgaaTTTGATGAGATGAACGTGAATGCTCTTTTAGTGGCTGACTTGTTGAATCATAtacttttaatcattttaataattataaaccatcaatttgtaaaagttgTTATAGAATCACACGAGAATTTggtttttcaaatgaaaatgataCTTATATTCCTCGATGCGTACTCTTTGACTGACGTGATGTGGTACTAAAAATTACCATtgcatctaaaatttaatggtaattttttaaGTAGGAGTGCAGcattttttcttgaaagaaGCAAGCAACCCACCGGGAGATGAGATGAGAAGATGAAACTTCTTATAGAGTCCACTTGAAGTCCAAAGTGCTTCCTACCTTTTTCTTGGTGTCAGTAGTATAATATGGGAGCTTGTTTAATTATAGaaagtaaagaaagaagaaaagggaaaagCCGATGGAAAAGGAAGCATTTCTCTAAAACTTTCGTAGGCTAAGGACAATTTAGTGTCTGATTTGATAGCCTTTTCTTATCAACTTTCCCTTTTGCCCTGTTCGATTTGATAGCCATTTGAGCAGAAGCATAAGGAACACAAAAGAATCctcattttttgtgattatagAATGGAATCTTTAACTCTTCTCTTTTTGttaatcttcttctttctaAATGCATTCATGCACTAATTAGCTTTAAACATGTCTAAGTAAAGAGGATACCTCTAACAAAGCATCTTTCATCATTTGGGAACAACCCCCTGTTGGACCCGATTGATGAACATAAATCTTTTACAGATATTTCCTTGATTCGGAAGATTGCGGCAGAGAATTTTACTTTTGGTGGAACAACAACCCTTTTTAACCAATATGTAATAGGTCCACTATACACATACATTTTGTTGCGCCACTATGTATGACTCTACGACTCTTATGTTACATCGTACAAGGGCACAACACGTACCACTTTCGGTACAAAGGTTTGTCAGGGATTGCACCCAATTGGCGTCCAAAAGCTACGCCGTATTGTGACACAATTCATCATTCTTTCTTTGGTAACCAAAGACTTTCAGGAAATGATTCATTCAAGAATTTACCATATTACATTTCCTTAATTTTGGAAGTTGGGCTACCATCGAATTAGCCCGTAATGCAAGATTGCTAGTGGCTAGCCATAGCCAAAAACGTGGATTTAATTTCATGGATGTTGGGAAGCATCGATTGTATTTAATAGAAATAGAATTGTTCGAGCCTAAAAATGTATGTTTTCTGATCGTATCCGTGAACCGTGAACCGATAACGATGCTAAGGGATTAGCTGCTGGCCCCTTGAAACCCATTCCCGACCAAAAGCCCCAAGCCAAAAATCCCCAATCAAAAAACCATTCCACCAACATAAACGCACAAAACCAACAATCCATGCATTTCACACACACAACACCACCGATTCACAACCAAACCCATCGCCATGCACAGCAGAGATTCAAGGACAAAATTAGCATCACTTTTGAGGAAGAAAATGGAAGCAACCTTTTAAGttcaaaaccataaaaaataaaaataaaaaaaataaaaaaaaccccttaAAAAGAGGCTTATCTACCATATTATTGATACAGCAGCATAACGAGAAGGCTTTTGCCCTCCATGGACAAAGTTCCAATCAGAGCAGCAAACGAAGCACCACAAAACCATAATAAGACAAGAAAAGTAAGTAAATTGTTCATTTAGATAACTCGGCAGAGAGGGTGTTTGCTAAGGAGGATATGGTTGTCTGAGACACCCCTCTAGTCCCTCCCAAGTACCATTTCTTGACCATCTCAACCACATTTGCGTTCTCCACTTTGGTTTTTGTGTCCTCCTTCCCTTCAGTCGAAAAAACAATCTGACACATAAAAATACACCCACGGGTTGATATCATTAGCAAGGAATAGAAATATATGTAAGATCACtgtcaattttttacatgattcACGAATTCGATACAAAACTAACATGAAATTAGTAGATTAAAGTTGACACGAAATTAACGAGTTAGGATTGAAGGGTCTGTACCGTTTAATTGAATGTGTTAGGTTAGGgttcacctatatatatagttttatattcgtTCGTGCCTCAACATAACCAGAACCAACATATCAATGCGAATTGCCACCCTAATTAACATCATATGCCTAAATGAGCTAATGTTACTAAGATTGATATTTTACCTCGGCAGTGGCAGAAGTTGCTGGAAAATGATATGTGATGATGgaatttttcttgaaataagCAGACTGGAAGAATTCAACAAGTTTCTCCAAGGctgcctcctcctcctcttcatACTTGTCATCGGCAGCCAATCTATCCCTCACAGCGCTCTCTAGCTGGACTCCATATTGGGAACCCTTGATCTCTTTGATCACCACTATTCTTAGAAATTTCTCCACCGGagctgcatatatatatatatatatagagagagagagagagagagagagagagagagagatcagagaAGTTGTTTTTAGCAATAACCAAGTGGCTAATATGGTGGTATAGTGTTGATCATTGATATACCAGAAATAAGGGCCTCAAAGAAGTCATCATCTTCAGCTAGAACACCTCCAGGTTTACCCTTCCATTGCTGCAGATGCTTCACAATTTCGGGTTCCAAATAAACTCCAATTGCTGTGAACTTAATTTGGAGAAAGTGTATCTCAATGTCCGTAATTCCTATCACACCAAGAGAAGCAAATTTTGTTCAAAGTCAGGTTGTTAGGAGAGAAATAGAGTAGCATGATGAACAACAATTGATGCATGACATGTTAACTTGTGTACCATGGCCCAGCAGAGATAAAGGCTTTGTGGTGGTGATCTCAGGAGGAAAAGGGATCTCATCCACCATAACCATTTCAGTACCCACTGATGCATCACACATCAAGAACCAAGTTC
It contains:
- the LOC132186496 gene encoding RING-H2 finger protein ATL74-like produces the protein MVTNLHHRPHRLLLDTDSSTPPSNGSRNDRVYASEANFDTNMVIILAALLCALIGALGLNSIVRCALRCSRRFAFETPDETAARLAATGLRKSSLRRIPVVVYGSSSGPNIPATDCPICIGEFVDGEKVRVLPKCNHGFHMRCIDTWLASHSNCPTCRQSLLDQPTSSDAGVADAGIQNHTNEISEGQVDVPIAVDVHEVS
- the LOC132186497 gene encoding chalcone isomerase-like protein 2, with protein sequence MGTEMVMVDEIPFPPEITTTKPLSLLGHGITDIEIHFLQIKFTAIGVYLEPEIVKHLQQWKGKPGGVLAEDDDFFEALISAPVEKFLRIVVIKEIKGSQYGVQLESAVRDRLAADDKYEEEEEAALEKLVEFFQSAYFKKNSIITYHFPATSATAEIVFSTEGKEDTKTKVENANVVEMVKKWYLGGTRGVSQTTISSLANTLSAELSK